In Setaria viridis chromosome 5, Setaria_viridis_v4.0, whole genome shotgun sequence, the genomic stretch TCCACCGTGCCCGCCGCGCCACGGTCGTCGGCGGGCACCACCCAGCTATCCGgatccaccaccgccgtcgtctGGCCGGACGCTCGCGACGCGGCCACGGCCAGCAAGAGCGCCACGACCACCGCAAGCGCggcgcggctcggcggcggcggcattgccGGGCTGTGCTGCCTCCCCTTCgctgcagccggcggcggccctgcgCTCGCTCTAGCTCTTTCTCCCTGCTCGTGGGATTTTCCCAAGGAGGCCAAACGGCTAATGAATGTGGGCGGCGATCGTGGACGATGAGGACCCCGATCCCAGGGGCAACATGGCAACATGGCACGCCTGCCACGCCGGCACTAATATACGGGGGAGGCGCCTTgtccgcgcccgcgcgcgccgcacATGACATGAGGCCGGAGCTGCACCTGCACCGGTCGCGCCTGGCACTGGCAGGCACGTCGGGGGCCGGGAGCACGTGCCGGCGCCCCGTTTCTTACCATATCCTGCTTGGATGTATGCTTCCAGCTCCAGCTGAGCTCTGGGGTATGAGTACGAACGGCTAGCCCTAGTTCCCCTGTCTCATCTGCTCATCAGATCTGCTCATCAGTCACCCCCCTGACATCTGCATATGCTGCTGCTTAGCTAGATTCGGTTATTCAAATGGGACTGCTGGGACATGCCCGGCTGGCCGTTGCGTGAATCTTGGACTGCTCATTattcggggaaaaaaaaaaccttggcCTGCTCACTTCACCGCAGTGATTATACGTATTGAAGCATTGCACTAGCAACAACAGCTCGTGCTCATCGGTGCGAAAGAGGAAAAGGTCAAAGATCCTATGTTTCAGAATGAGTTCATGATGCGCCCTTTTAAGAACAGCATAATGCGCCATTTTGCAGTTGTGGAAGAAGCCCAGAGTGTTAAGCCCATCAGAGGCCCAAATAACCGTATGTGTTGAGGAAGCCCAGAGTGTTGTTAGACTGCTGATCTTTTTCTAACAGCCCAGCACTTCAACGACTACACCTTTTTGGGCTGAGCCTAAATTTCAGATCAGGTTCGCTATCTTCTGGGCTCCACTTTTTGGGCCCGCTCCTTACCTTTGCCACGCGGCCTGAACGAGAAGATGTTCCTAGATTATGCGGTTAACTTTACTCTAATTCCAGAAGAATATTagtataaaatattttttccgtTTAAATTTCCGGACCGCAGGCAATAAAGCTACAATGACGACTGCCGAAGCTCATGACAACTAGAACTTTCATTTTGAAATAAGTAGCACTATTGTTGATGTTCTGAGTTGACTCATGCTTATTCAGCGAGAGGGGAAAAAGAATTTTGGCCCTGTACTTCTCAGACAGTGACCAGCTGACCTCCCTAATCGAGAGCAGCTAGGCCTAGGGCACCATGCTTACAAGCTTAAACTAGCTTTCCCTGCTGCCTAAATGGCAGACTAGGACAGCAGTTTTCACGCCAGCTTTGCTTTGTGTTAAAGAAACGCTTATGTTAACGTACTAGTAGCCCGTTTGCTTTCACTTCGCTTTCATGGGGATGGTGAAGAAGAGCGCACAACCATCGGTATCAGTTAACTAACCGCACTCTGGAATCCATAATTGGTGTCCCTCGGGCAATTCCAAAGCAGAGGCCTCTGCTCCACTCCAGTATCCTATTAGTACTAAGCTGCCAAGAATATTCAGAGATCACAGGTCCCTATGCTTTGGTTTCGGCCGCCATCTAGACCCCACATCAGGCTCGTCTCATGAGCCTGCTTGCTGTTGTTGGAGCCGCCATCTCTTTACTGCATTCTGCATGGTACTTGCTGGGGGCAAGCTTATCCGGGGTCACAGCTTGTCTGCCGCTGTTGTCTTCCATTCAGGTCGGTTCAGGGTCAATGCATCATGCCCGAAGCCCAACGCTCTGAAACAAATATTAGGAGCAGTAGCAAGTTTCAAATGAAAAAGTTAAAGACTGCTCGTTCAGTTCTTTTGAGCACTTCGAAGTAACTTTAAATTGGAGTTAACTGAGCTATCCTTTCGCAAAGGGATCTTTAGACAGAAGCATCCTACTTCTGAAACATACTCTGTTAATTAGCCTGCTGGTTGATTGACATAGGATAATATCATACGCAAGTTTCACAGGTTAACAAAGATGCATACTAGATCGTGTCTTTGCTCGTATTTTCTGTACAAAGTTCCCAACTGGAATTTAAGAGACTGAATATCTCCAGTTTAACCAAGTCAAATGTTACAAAATTGCTCTGATGTGTAGCACAACACACCAGAGCTGTTCCATCAGCCCCTCACGCTCTCCCTCTCGTGCGTCAAGCATTCAAGCTCCGCTCATCTTATTGTAGCGCCATGAAGCCCGAGCAGTGCTACTACATTGGTTACGTCTACTAATTCTAACGTCTAAAGACATATTACACATAGCCGTGCTTGATTACGGAGCAGTGAAACTACAAGCTTCTTCTTTCCTGCCTTCACATCACGCTGCAAGAATTGGCGTTCTCGTCGTTGAACATGTCGCCGTAGCCGTCCCGCGGCGGCGAGAAGGCGCTCCTCTGCGGCGGCGCgctgtagtagtagtagtcctCCGACGACGGGGTAGGCTGGTACTGGTAGCGATACGGTGACggctgaggcggcggagggTTGTAGTAGTACGGCTCGTTCGAAGACGGCCGGCCGTAGTAGGACGGCGTGTAGTGCTCGTCGATGTAGCCCTGCGACGGCCCCGGCCTcgccatcggcgccggcgccggcgccggggcgtaGTAGGACGCGCTCATGCTCGGCCGCGCCTGGTTGTAGCTCATCACGACGTGCTGCGGCGCCGGCATGTGGTTCCCgtagccgccgccgacgccccggTCGTACTCCACCGTCACCCGGGCGTCGACCGGCTGCTTctccagctccggcggcggcggctgctgcctcGCTTTCCCCTTCACTTCACTGGGTTGATGGTGATGCTGCGGCTCTGCTGCCggcgcggcctcgccgccggcgttcgCATTGGCGCCGGAGGCTTCTTTGCTCTCTGGCGCCGGCTTTGGGGTCTCGCCTGCGGCGCTCTGCTTAAGCTCCGGTGGAGGCTGGGGATTGCTCGGctctgccgcggcggcctcgtTGTTGTCGGCGCCCGGCTTCTCCGCAGGTTCGCTGGGTTTGCTCTGCTCGTCGGGTTGGTTCTTGGGCTCTTGGCTCTCTGCAggaggctgcggctgcggctgctcggGCCAGAGGTCGGCCTGCTTGCCGGACTTACGCAGCTTGGCAACGATGATGTAGGGATCGAGCTTCGTCGATGCCGTCACCGAGACCTTGTTGCTCCTGGCATCGATCTCGCATCGGTACACGCCTTCAAGATCAAAAGAACACGATTTCAGGATGGCCGTCTTCGCTTTACTGACATGGATTCTGGATGTTCATTTCGTAGAAATAAACGAGGCACTTGCTTGCTAACAAAGCTACCTAGTATCAGGTACTCAGTGTGATGAAATACCAATTCAATTCAATACAGCAAGCTTTTGCGACATGAGGAATTTTTCTGGAAGGCGGCTGAAAAATGCGCAACTGAATGGTAAGAGAGACTGTTCTGCATACAATTCTGAGATCAAACAAGACTTACCATTAATATTTTGGAGCACTTTCTTCACCTTCTTCTTGCATCCCTCACAGTGTATGGACACCCTCAGCACCACAACCTGGAACAGGAGACATCACAAACCGACAGAGTATGAGCACGCTGAGATGATCAATTGAAAGAACAGACCATGAACCACTAGCCCTAAAGAACACCATCacgacaaagaagaagaaaagatcaGTGACCCAACAGCGATCCTCTGAGCAAGAATCAGACTGCTGACCACAAGAATTGctctcaaaagtcaaaacatttACTGAAATTCAGGCccaaagagagagagaatattGGTACCTGGCACTCTATAGGCTCTGAGGCCATGAGAGCGAGGCGAAGGTGCTCGCAGGAGGCGAGAGAGCTGAGGAGGGGAAAGTGTGTGTGGTGGAGTCGTGAACTGTGGGGAAGGGCTCGGCGAGATTTTATACCACCCACTAGTTTAACGAGCGAAAGGAATCGGAACAGCCTCCCTACAGAGAAGCGTAGTGGGGGTTTCGTTGGCCCTGTGATTTTTTGAGTCGGTTCGTGACTAGGAGAGGCGGCTTTACAAATGGACACGGCACACCACATCTTTTACACACACCCTTTGAGGCTTGGAGAGGAGGTAAAGATGGCTGTCAAAGTGAAACCAAACGTATGGAGGTGGTGATGGTTCGGTGCTAgtgctcttccttctttctttcgttcttttctttctttcagagCTCATCATGAGCTGTGCAGTACAGCTGAGATTTCGATGATGGCAGCTAAAGCTGCTTTTTGTTGGGAGAATTACACTTGGATATATCTCTTTCGCTGCCTGTAAATAGGGAGagattttccttccttttcatTTCATAAGACTGATTGAGTAACAAAGACAAACACTGCATGCACGGACTGATTCATCTAATCTTCATTTACGCCTCATTTGGATAccaggagctaaactttagtcctcacatcggatgttcggatgctaattaagaggactaaatatgagctaattacaaaactaatagcagaacccctaggctaaattgcgtgacgaatctattaagcctaattaatccatcattagcgaatggttactgtagcaccacattatcaaatcatggactaattaggcttaatagattcgtctcacaatttagcctaggggttgtgcaattagttttgtaattagcctatgtttaatatttctaattagtgtcaaacatcgaTGTGACCTGTCTTCCAAATACCCCTTTTTGTGAAGTTCAATCGTCATATGGTATTTGCAGAGCCAGACTCTGTAGATATGTGTGCTCACAGAGTCAACAAAGATTTCCCCTCTATAGAATGGACACAGTCGAACAAGAAAATTAGGTCTATCTGTGTCTGGACAAAGACAAGTTCACATGCAATTTTTATTTGACATACTTTGACATCCTATAAACGCCAACCTTATCATATGTTATCCCTCTTGTCCGCACATGCTCTTCTCCTCAAAAACTACATGACACCAATCACAAAAACAAAATGCGTCCCTATCCCTTGTACGCTTTGGAACCATTTTTCCATACCACAGTGGTCAAAGTTTCACGTCTTAAACAAGCAAAAAGCGATGGCAACTCGTTGAAGGAGACGGCACTATAGGTTACAAACAAAACAAGCACGACAGGACTGGTGAGGGTAAACACCTCCCATGGAGTCTTGCTGAGATTCGTTGCCCTCCCATGGAGTGTTCAAGCGTTGCAGGCAAGGGCAACCGCGTGGTTAGTGGCCGGCTTCGTCACGCCAGATACCAAAATACTGCATGGCCGCTGCTTTTCTAGGGTTTTTTAATCTCTCTTGGTTTGAGCAGAAACTTTTTGTAGGTTTGTTAATGTGCATTTCCCCCGGCCGTGCGAAGGAATTGGAGGGTTTTTGCGTTGTTTGCCTCGTCAGAAAGTGGAAAGGCACTGACGAACGAGTGTGGCGACGCCTTTGTTTGCATGGAGGAGCGGAAGAAAGCATCGATTCGAGGGGACGGAGGAGAACTTTTTTGACAACTACTCTTGTTGGGTGTCCGTGGGGGTGTTTAGTTAATTGCTTTGAGCCATCATTAGGCGCAAGTTGATGCTTGTGCTATGGCTACATTTGCAAAAGGTGAATTCTGGAGTGATCTGGAATTATGCCTGCTGCTGTGTTCCTAAAATATGACTCTGTTTGGTTATCGATGCATTGTATTGCATTGGTTGGCAAAGTTACTGTTAGGCGATCACGCACTAGTTGTTTTGGGACTCTTGAGATCAGATGCAGATTGTACTGAATCTGAATGAGCTCTGTCAGGTAGTGGATTATCGATGAACAAAATTCTGTTCCAAAAACAAAAAGTTCAACAAAAGGTAGAAATAAACGCATTGCGACGTCAAGAGATTGTGACGCCAAACCGTGCGTCTAGCAGTTCATCACGAAAAGTAAACGAAAGCGCCAAACAAATGACAATGAAATGGTGACTCTTTGATTCTTTACGAGCCGTTGAGTGCTTTCAGTTACTCTTTCGATCTACATGGAAGAAGCACAGCTTTGTTAAGGTGACGAAGTTCTTCAGCGGTTAGTTATGATGATGAGGTACCTTACGACATCCTAATAAGCACGTGTATATAATAAACAGATTAAAGCGCCAAACAACTTCCCCAGAAAATCGGATTCCACAATAATCGACGCATATCTCTTCTCTCAACTCTCAAAGGTTTCTGTTGTTCCTGTCACGATCGAACACGGTGACACTCTCAAGAAAGATGCCGGATCAGCAGCCCAGCATTGGTATGACCGTCCTTTTCCCGAGAGTTTCTTCCACCTCTCGCCTTCCTCCTCCCATCACCATTCACCACAAACAACAaaagcttcctcctcctcaactaTTAGCTGTAAAAAGGAGAGAGATACAACGACATCGACGGCACAGACTGCAGAATGCTCCGCGAAAGCGAACTAAAGGCGGACGGAGCGCGTGGGAGCGACGAAAGCAACAGTGTGGATGCGCTCCAAGGAAAAGCGATCGAGGAGAccagagagcgagagagagataGCCATTTCCTTCCTCACGCTTTTCCGCAAGCGGTTTGCGTCGCCGTCGTCTTTAGGTTTTGCCCCGGAGGGAGGAGCGAGGCAGGAATATAGCCACCGTTTTGTCGTGCCTAAAGCAGTGCTATGGACTATACCATTGGGTCCATCCAGTATCAGGTCCATCCCCCAAGTCACATCCCAAGAGCAAGTCAAGAGATGACTCTGATCTATGCACATCCCAAGAGAAAGTCAAGAGGACTCTGATCTATACAAGTAGCTGCTCGCGGAGAGGAGAAAAACAGAAATGAGAATTCAGAATTGAATCGGGTTTCCCTTCACGTTCGTCCTCGGCGGCGACCGATCTCACGTCTCGGTGATCCCTTGTCGGCGGTCACCGGTGTCGGTGTTtaatacccggcaacctactgagagGTATCCTaaagtagtagattggttggtgggggattgccGCCTGGAACTTAACGGTAAAAACGAGAacacaagatacggatttatacaggcGTAATACCCTACAATACCCtactgcaaaaagagatgcatacattgtGTAGCATATTCGTAGAATTttgaaactactaaaatttatttagtgatgaatgtaatgtaaatgttgtgtgtcatgctcttatttcgccATATTTCTCCTAAGTAGTTAGACTGTTACCATTGTCATTGCGTGTAAGATTTTTGTCCCCTGTTTAGCCGTTGCCATTGCTTGTGAAATCTTTATCTCATGTACgtgtactggcactgctgctatggAGATCTTTGTTTCGCGTCCTAACATTTAGGTATGACAGAAGATCCAAGGTTTTCACGAATTAAGACGTATTCTACTCGAATAGATTAGTGACCACTAAGAGAAGACAATAAAAATAAGTAGTCAACATTGCGATAAAAAGACTAcgattgcgcgtaaagtagtcTTTGAGATTTCTCTGCCTTTTGGCAACGAGAATGCGTGTTTGCCGCGCATAGAATTTGTGCCTCACTAGAGTGTAACCactgtgagcctccagcactcagtgtatcaaacttcgtggcagagcctcctaattcaGTGTACCAAACCTGTGGCGAAGCTTTCGTAACTTAGTGCACCAAATCCGTAGTGATAACCTCCGTAATTCAAtataccaagcccatggctgtcgaATAGTCggcgaagtgtagctctggagggtaattaccgtcgagaggcgtacacaaataaatACTCGGCGCAGTGGTCAatcatgcggaaaacaagccaaagaaaaataattattaaaaaagtgacttagcttgattaatggacgattgtcgatgaagccgtgacAGTTGTTCATGAAGCTAACTAGTCAGAGTTTGATTCCGACTGGTTGTCGGCGGTATAAgacccgccctcgactagttttctagtcgatacgagtagttgaagtagtcattAGCAAGTCGGCGTAGACGTCTTGCTCTTGCAGAAGTAGTCGATCGCATCATCAGAGATTTGTTAATGTTACCACGCAAGCTGAAATCCTTTTGATAGCTTTTTTGTGTGCGCATAACTGAATACAC encodes the following:
- the LOC117854489 gene encoding uncharacterized protein — translated: MASEPIECQVVVLRVSIHCEGCKKKVKKVLQNINGVYRCEIDARSNKVSVTASTKLDPYIIVAKLRKSGKQADLWPEQPQPQPPAESQEPKNQPDEQSKPSEPAEKPGADNNEAAAAEPSNPQPPPELKQSAAGETPKPAPESKEASGANANAGGEAAPAAEPQHHHQPSEVKGKARQQPPPPELEKQPVDARVTVEYDRGVGGGYGNHMPAPQHVVMSYNQARPSMSASYYAPAPAPAPMARPGPSQGYIDEHYTPSYYGRPSSNEPYYYNPPPPQPSPYRYQYQPTPSSEDYYYYSAPPQRSAFSPPRDGYGDMFNDENANSCSVM